A stretch of the Streptomyces sp. NBC_00654 genome encodes the following:
- a CDS encoding riboflavin synthase, which produces MFTGIVEELGEVTAVEKLDDASRFRLRGPVVTEGAKHGDSIAVNGVCLTVVDLGDHEFTADVMAETLDRSSLGALTTGSRVNLERPMALGGRLGGHIVQGHVDGTGRIVERRVSENWEIVKISLPAELTRYVVEKGSITVDGVSLTVVDAEADHFTISLIPTTLALTTLGIKQPGDPVNLEVDVIAKYVERLLGANAVPGASPGAAGGMVPEPGEPVT; this is translated from the coding sequence GTGTTCACCGGAATTGTCGAAGAACTGGGTGAGGTCACCGCCGTCGAGAAGCTCGACGACGCCTCCCGATTCCGCCTGCGGGGCCCCGTCGTCACCGAGGGCGCCAAGCACGGTGACTCCATCGCCGTCAACGGTGTCTGCCTCACGGTGGTGGACCTCGGCGACCACGAGTTCACGGCCGACGTGATGGCGGAGACGCTCGACCGCTCCAGCCTCGGCGCCCTCACGACCGGCTCCCGGGTCAACCTGGAGCGCCCCATGGCGCTCGGCGGCAGGCTCGGCGGACACATCGTCCAGGGCCATGTCGACGGCACCGGCCGCATCGTCGAGCGCAGGGTCTCCGAGAACTGGGAGATCGTGAAGATCTCCCTGCCCGCGGAGCTGACCCGCTACGTGGTGGAGAAGGGCTCCATCACCGTCGACGGTGTGAGCCTGACCGTCGTCGACGCGGAGGCCGACCACTTCACCATCAGCCTCATCCCCACCACTCTCGCCCTGACCACGCTCGGCATCAAGCAGCCGGGCGACCCGGTCAACCTGGAGGTGGACGTGATCGCGAAGTACGTCGAGCGGCTGCTCGGCGCCAACGCGGTCCCGGGAGCTTCCCCCGGCGCGGCCGGGGGCATGGTGCCGGAACCCGGGGAGCCGGTGACATGA
- the ribD gene encoding bifunctional diaminohydroxyphosphoribosylaminopyrimidine deaminase/5-amino-6-(5-phosphoribosylamino)uracil reductase RibD, which yields MATAADTTAMRRAIVLAARGLGSTSPNPVVGCVIADAAGEMAGEGFHQRAGGPHAEIHALRAAGGRARGGTAYVTLEPCNHTGRTGPCAQALLDAGISRVVYAAGDPDPQATGGAETLRRAGVQVTGGLLADEAAAGNAAWLTSVRLGRPYVLWKYAATLDGRIAAADTTSRWITSPEARADVHRLRAEADAVVVGSGTARIDDPQLAARGIKGATQPLRVVVDTGATAVGPGARVLDDTAPTLIAVADDVPAAHLPEAAVLRLPRAAAGPGLDLPALLAALHARGVRSVLLEGGPTLAGAFVAAGTVDKVVGYLAPVLLGAGPSALADAGISTIAQALRLEVTETVRIGPDLRVTAVPVTARKGN from the coding sequence GTGGCCACCGCAGCCGACACCACCGCCATGCGCCGAGCGATCGTGCTCGCAGCCCGCGGACTCGGCTCCACCAGCCCCAATCCGGTCGTCGGATGCGTGATCGCCGACGCCGCCGGTGAGATGGCCGGAGAAGGCTTCCACCAGCGCGCCGGAGGGCCGCACGCCGAGATACACGCGCTGCGCGCGGCCGGCGGGCGGGCCCGGGGCGGTACCGCCTACGTCACCCTCGAACCCTGCAACCACACCGGACGCACCGGCCCCTGCGCGCAGGCGCTCCTGGACGCCGGGATCAGCCGCGTCGTGTACGCGGCCGGCGACCCGGACCCGCAGGCCACCGGCGGCGCGGAGACCCTGCGCCGGGCCGGGGTCCAGGTGACGGGGGGCCTCCTGGCCGACGAGGCGGCGGCGGGCAACGCGGCCTGGCTCACCTCGGTGCGGCTGGGCCGCCCGTACGTCCTGTGGAAGTACGCGGCCACCCTCGACGGCCGGATCGCCGCCGCCGACACCACCAGCCGCTGGATCACCTCGCCCGAGGCCCGCGCCGACGTCCACCGGCTGCGTGCCGAGGCCGACGCCGTGGTCGTCGGGTCCGGCACCGCACGTATCGACGACCCCCAGCTGGCGGCGCGCGGCATCAAGGGCGCCACCCAGCCGCTGCGGGTGGTCGTCGACACCGGGGCCACCGCCGTCGGGCCCGGCGCCCGCGTCCTCGACGACACGGCACCCACCCTGATCGCGGTCGCGGACGACGTCCCCGCCGCGCACCTGCCCGAAGCGGCCGTCCTGCGGCTGCCGCGGGCCGCCGCCGGGCCCGGCCTGGATCTGCCGGCCCTGCTCGCCGCCCTGCACGCACGCGGTGTCCGGTCCGTACTCCTCGAAGGCGGGCCGACACTGGCCGGTGCCTTCGTCGCCGCGGGAACGGTCGACAAGGTCGTCGGCTATCTCGCACCCGTCCTGCTCGGCGCGGGCCCGTCCGCCCTCGCCGACGCCGGAATCTCCACCATCGCCCAGGCGTTGCGCCTCGAAGTGACCGAGACCGTCCGTATCGGCCCCGATCTGCGCGTCACCGCCGTCCCTGTCACCGCTCGGAAGGGAAACTGA
- a CDS encoding SDR family oxidoreductase, whose protein sequence is MTTILVTGGTGTLGRQVASRLRDSGADVRVLSRRSPSYAVDLRDGKGLDAAVEGVDAIVHCATAPGGGDDRAAGHLLAASKRAGVPHLVYISIVGVDRVPLGYYTVKHRVERMIEESGLGWTVLRTTQFHDLVLRVLSPAARLPVLPVPAGVSVQPVDSGEVAQRLAGLTLGGPAGRVPDMGGPEVRELTGLAAAYLRATGRKRRVVPVRLAGRAYAGFRSGGHLTPERAVGTTTFEEFLTRRYRRPV, encoded by the coding sequence ATGACGACGATTCTGGTCACCGGCGGTACCGGAACACTCGGCCGGCAGGTCGCCTCGCGGCTGCGCGACTCCGGGGCGGACGTGCGCGTTCTGAGCCGCCGCTCCCCCTCGTACGCCGTCGATCTGCGCGACGGCAAGGGGCTGGACGCCGCGGTGGAGGGGGTGGACGCGATCGTGCACTGCGCGACGGCTCCCGGTGGCGGTGACGACAGGGCGGCCGGGCATCTCCTCGCGGCCTCGAAGCGGGCCGGGGTGCCCCATCTGGTCTATATCTCGATCGTCGGTGTGGACCGGGTGCCGCTCGGTTACTACACCGTCAAGCACCGGGTCGAGCGGATGATCGAGGAATCGGGACTCGGCTGGACGGTCCTGCGGACCACCCAGTTCCACGACCTTGTGCTGCGCGTGCTCTCCCCTGCCGCCCGGCTGCCCGTGCTGCCGGTGCCCGCGGGGGTCTCGGTCCAGCCGGTGGACAGCGGTGAGGTCGCCCAGCGGCTGGCCGGACTGACGCTCGGCGGCCCGGCGGGACGGGTGCCCGACATGGGCGGCCCCGAGGTCCGGGAGCTGACCGGGCTGGCCGCCGCCTACCTCCGGGCCACCGGCCGCAAGAGGCGTGTGGTGCCGGTACGGCTGGCGGGCAGGGCGTACGCGGGTTTCCGGAGCGGTGGCCATCTGACACCCGAACGGGCCGTGGGGACGACGACGTTCGAGGAGTTCCTCACCAGGAGGTACCGCCGCCCGGTGTGA